Proteins encoded in a region of the Corynebacterium genitalium ATCC 33030 genome:
- a CDS encoding DNA-3-methyladenine glycosylase I, whose product MTTYLDFETHCTCSYDHLPFDFLTIDDCPLHARLLAPLLEDKPAIVGPVMCEDGKARPPWAATDPLTRLYYDTTWGVPGLSENEMFRALCFQVLQSGLSMRAVLRKFPALNRAFSDFDPYVVAQMTEADVEKMLDNPALIRNRTKLSAVITNAEATVAMRRDGTCLPELVWAYQPAIMPQPETMLDIPERTEESAALARDLKARGFTFIGPKSAWLFMQAAGVVNTHLQGSWRRDAGLRMTPLEF is encoded by the coding sequence ATGACGACATACCTCGACTTTGAAACACACTGCACCTGCTCCTACGACCACCTCCCCTTCGACTTCCTCACCATCGACGACTGCCCGCTGCACGCCCGCTTGCTCGCGCCCCTGTTGGAAGACAAACCGGCCATTGTCGGCCCCGTCATGTGCGAAGACGGCAAGGCCCGCCCGCCGTGGGCAGCCACAGACCCACTGACACGTTTGTATTACGACACGACGTGGGGTGTGCCCGGGCTGAGCGAGAATGAGATGTTCCGCGCCCTGTGCTTCCAAGTCCTGCAATCCGGACTCTCCATGCGCGCCGTGCTGCGGAAGTTCCCCGCCCTCAACCGTGCCTTCAGCGATTTTGACCCCTATGTCGTGGCGCAGATGACGGAGGCTGACGTGGAGAAAATGCTGGACAATCCAGCCCTGATCCGTAACCGGACGAAACTCAGCGCCGTCATCACCAACGCTGAGGCCACTGTGGCGATGCGACGCGACGGAACATGCCTGCCCGAACTCGTGTGGGCCTACCAGCCAGCCATCATGCCGCAACCGGAAACGATGCTGGACATCCCTGAACGGACAGAAGAATCTGCTGCGCTGGCCAGAGACCTCAAAGCCCGCGGCTTCACCTTCATCGGCCCGAAGTCTGCGTGGCTGTTCATGCAGGCGGCAGGTGTGGTGAACACCCATCTGCAGGGCTCTTGGCGTCGCGATGCGGGACTGCGGATGACGCCGCTCGAGTTCTAA
- the glp gene encoding gephyrin-like molybdotransferase Glp, with protein MRSVDEQLDMIIDATMTPEPIRIGITDALGLMCAEEVQASSPLPGFSQAAVDGYAVRAVDVGGGQTLGKKEGPAAAETETSLPVVGEVAAGSQKPLRLQPRQAVRVATGAPLPTLADAVLPLEWSDRGRKRVSPHRPVRSGDFIRKEGDDIQPGDLAVRAGAVLGPAQIGLLAATGRDKVLVYPRPRVTVMSYGLELVDVDRNPSLGQVYDVSSYAVAAAAKDAGAEVNRVGIINAEPRRLKEQIATQAQRSEFLIITGAVGGSSAKPLQEALGELGEIDTSRVAMHPGSAQGFGLIGEDRIPVFLLPSNAVSALVIFEALIRPAVRTSLGKRVPTRRTVKARSLNHIESIPGRVGYVRARLMRDAETRDYLVDSIGGPSGGPAHLLAGLAEANAMIRIPVDVAHVGPGDIVDVMFLQQRA; from the coding sequence ATGCGCAGTGTCGACGAGCAGCTGGACATGATCATCGACGCGACGATGACGCCCGAGCCCATCCGCATCGGCATCACCGACGCGTTGGGCTTGATGTGCGCCGAAGAAGTCCAGGCCTCCTCACCACTGCCGGGTTTCTCGCAGGCAGCTGTCGACGGTTACGCGGTGCGCGCGGTCGACGTCGGCGGCGGTCAAACACTGGGTAAGAAAGAAGGACCGGCCGCGGCGGAGACCGAAACGTCACTGCCCGTGGTGGGCGAGGTCGCGGCAGGCTCGCAAAAACCACTGCGCCTCCAGCCACGCCAAGCTGTCCGTGTGGCCACGGGCGCCCCGCTGCCGACGCTTGCAGACGCTGTCTTGCCGCTCGAATGGTCCGACCGCGGCCGCAAACGCGTCTCCCCGCACCGTCCGGTGCGCTCTGGTGATTTCATCCGTAAGGAAGGCGACGACATCCAACCCGGTGACCTGGCTGTGCGCGCTGGTGCCGTGCTCGGCCCAGCGCAGATTGGCCTGCTGGCTGCCACCGGCCGCGATAAGGTGCTGGTGTACCCGCGTCCGCGTGTGACAGTGATGTCTTACGGTCTTGAACTGGTTGACGTTGACCGCAACCCCAGCCTGGGCCAGGTGTATGACGTCAGCTCCTACGCCGTCGCCGCTGCAGCGAAAGACGCAGGTGCGGAGGTCAACCGCGTCGGAATCATCAATGCGGAACCCCGCCGCCTCAAGGAGCAGATTGCCACCCAGGCGCAGCGCAGCGAATTCCTTATTATTACGGGTGCCGTTGGCGGCTCAAGTGCGAAGCCGCTCCAGGAAGCGCTCGGTGAGCTGGGGGAGATCGACACCTCGCGCGTTGCCATGCACCCTGGGTCTGCCCAGGGCTTCGGTCTGATCGGCGAGGACCGGATCCCGGTTTTCCTGCTGCCGTCAAACGCGGTCAGTGCGCTGGTGATCTTCGAGGCGCTGATCAGACCTGCGGTCCGAACGTCGCTGGGCAAGCGCGTGCCCACGCGCCGCACCGTCAAGGCGCGCTCGCTTAACCACATCGAGTCGATTCCGGGCCGCGTGGGCTACGTGCGCGCCCGCCTCATGCGCGATGCGGAAACACGCGACTACCTGGTGGACAGCATTGGTGGCCCGTCCGGCGGCCCGGCCCACCTTCTGGCCGGTCTTGCTGAGGCGAACGCGATGATCCGCATCCCCGTCGACGTGGCGCACGTCGGTCCTGGCGACATCGTCGATGTCATGTTCCTCCAGCAACGGGCATGA
- a CDS encoding thiamine pyrophosphate-dependent enzyme — translation MHVGSAIAQTLEDHGTEHVFLVPGESYLAVLDGLHDTDISTIVCRHEGGAAYMADAYGKATGKPGVVMVTRGPGAANAKIGVYTAWQDAVPLVLFIGLIPREDRYRESFQEFDPHQWFGSIAKGVFIVDEPDRASGVVANAMRLAQQGRPGPVVVGLPEDVVAAECPGGELAPPIKVAHGGVSNADAAVLKEHLEKAERPLIFEGGQGWTQEACDAVQQFAEEHEIPVVGDTRSSDRIGFDSPANAGWLGTARKEETAQLLDDADLLITVGGVLWDKPTDNFTRRQDFGAANIVITPDPDLVGHTAAVTRHIIASPVAFAEALGSLELDSTPDTSEWFTRARELHLEHSTLPTVAKRYDEPAACVDMHDVMEALIKQLPDDAICTYGAGNHCFWPQRFFPTRTFPSMIANRLGSMGYSLPAGIASKLAFPDRFTVVFTGDGEFMMNGNELITAVRYHTPVLIVVVDNAQYGTIRMHQEKHYPGRVSGTQLENPEFCKLAEANGAWAAKLDDPAQVDNTVEEAVRQVADGRVALLHVRVDQEQAEPLP, via the coding sequence ATGCACGTCGGTTCGGCCATCGCCCAGACCCTCGAAGACCACGGGACGGAACACGTCTTCCTGGTCCCCGGTGAGAGTTACCTCGCTGTGCTTGACGGTTTGCACGACACTGATATTTCCACCATTGTGTGCCGCCACGAGGGCGGCGCCGCCTACATGGCAGATGCCTACGGTAAGGCGACCGGTAAACCCGGAGTGGTCATGGTCACCCGCGGCCCCGGTGCTGCCAACGCCAAGATCGGTGTCTACACCGCCTGGCAGGACGCCGTCCCGCTCGTGCTGTTCATTGGTCTGATTCCGCGCGAAGACCGCTACCGCGAGTCTTTCCAGGAATTCGACCCGCACCAGTGGTTCGGCTCGATTGCCAAGGGCGTGTTCATTGTTGATGAGCCAGACCGCGCCAGCGGTGTCGTCGCGAATGCGATGCGTTTGGCTCAGCAGGGCCGTCCGGGCCCGGTCGTTGTCGGGTTGCCGGAAGATGTCGTAGCCGCCGAGTGCCCAGGTGGTGAGCTCGCTCCGCCCATCAAGGTCGCGCATGGAGGCGTGTCCAATGCCGATGCGGCGGTGCTCAAGGAACACCTGGAGAAGGCCGAGCGCCCGCTCATCTTCGAAGGTGGCCAGGGCTGGACGCAGGAAGCGTGCGACGCTGTCCAGCAGTTTGCGGAGGAGCATGAGATCCCGGTCGTGGGCGACACCCGCTCCTCCGACCGCATCGGCTTCGACTCCCCTGCCAACGCCGGGTGGCTAGGCACCGCGCGCAAAGAGGAAACCGCGCAGCTTCTCGACGACGCCGACCTGCTCATTACCGTCGGCGGCGTCCTGTGGGACAAGCCCACCGACAATTTCACCCGCCGGCAGGACTTTGGTGCAGCGAACATCGTGATCACGCCGGACCCGGACTTGGTCGGCCACACTGCCGCCGTCACGCGTCACATCATCGCCTCCCCGGTGGCCTTCGCCGAAGCGCTGGGCAGCCTCGAGCTCGATTCCACGCCCGACACCAGCGAATGGTTCACCCGGGCGCGCGAGCTGCACCTGGAGCACTCCACGTTGCCCACTGTCGCAAAGCGTTACGACGAACCCGCCGCGTGCGTGGACATGCACGACGTCATGGAGGCACTCATCAAACAGCTTCCCGACGACGCGATCTGCACCTACGGGGCCGGCAACCACTGCTTCTGGCCGCAGCGGTTCTTCCCTACGCGGACATTCCCATCGATGATCGCGAACCGTCTGGGTTCGATGGGTTACTCGCTGCCGGCTGGGATCGCGTCGAAGCTGGCGTTCCCGGACCGCTTCACGGTCGTGTTCACCGGCGACGGCGAATTCATGATGAACGGCAACGAGTTGATCACCGCCGTGCGCTACCACACCCCGGTTCTCATCGTGGTCGTGGATAACGCCCAGTACGGCACGATCCGCATGCACCAGGAGAAGCACTACCCAGGTCGGGTCAGCGGTACCCAGCTGGAGAACCCGGAGTTCTGCAAGCTGGCCGAAGCGAACGGCGCGTGGGCGGCGAAGCTGGACGACCCTGCACAAGTGGACAACACCGTGGAAGAGGCCGTCCGCCAGGTGGCGGACGGCCGGGTGGCGCTGCTCCACGTCCGCGTGGACCAGGAGCAGGCGGAGCCTTTGCCGTAG
- a CDS encoding UTP--glucose-1-phosphate uridylyltransferase codes for MASTRKSNVKTVIVPAAGMGTRFLPATKTVPKELLPVVDTPGIELIAEEAAQLGAQRLAVVTAPGKGEVMEHFGPFDQLRDTLLARGKDEQAQKVARASDIITAEAAVQEEPLGLGHAVGCAESLLGDDEDVVAVMLPDDLVLPTGVMEKMAEVRHALGGSVLCAFEVDPEDVFNYGVFDVREVEAGADVDATHVKRVMGMVEKPEPAEAPSNFVATGRYLLDRGIFDALRRIEPGKGGELQLTDAIELMINEGHPVHVVVHDGKRHDLGNPGGYIPANVDFGLNHPKYGPALYKAIKQIVADFESENPHLRDQ; via the coding sequence ATGGCATCTACGCGCAAGTCCAACGTGAAAACCGTGATCGTGCCCGCCGCAGGCATGGGCACGAGGTTCCTGCCCGCCACGAAGACGGTGCCGAAGGAACTGCTGCCGGTCGTGGACACTCCGGGCATTGAGCTCATCGCGGAAGAAGCAGCGCAGTTGGGGGCACAGCGCCTGGCAGTCGTGACCGCGCCAGGCAAAGGCGAGGTCATGGAGCACTTCGGCCCATTCGATCAATTGCGCGATACCCTGCTGGCACGCGGCAAGGACGAGCAGGCGCAAAAGGTTGCCCGCGCATCCGACATCATCACGGCGGAGGCTGCCGTGCAGGAAGAGCCGCTGGGCTTGGGCCACGCTGTGGGGTGCGCGGAATCTCTGCTGGGTGATGACGAAGATGTTGTCGCCGTCATGCTGCCCGACGACCTTGTGCTGCCCACCGGCGTGATGGAAAAGATGGCTGAAGTCCGCCACGCTCTCGGCGGGTCAGTACTGTGCGCCTTCGAGGTCGACCCGGAAGACGTGTTCAACTACGGCGTGTTCGATGTCCGCGAGGTTGAGGCCGGCGCTGATGTCGACGCAACCCACGTCAAACGCGTCATGGGCATGGTGGAGAAGCCAGAACCCGCCGAGGCTCCGTCCAACTTCGTCGCCACCGGACGCTACCTGCTCGACCGCGGCATCTTTGACGCTCTGCGCCGCATTGAGCCGGGCAAGGGCGGCGAGCTGCAGCTCACTGACGCGATTGAGCTGATGATCAACGAGGGCCACCCAGTTCACGTCGTCGTCCACGACGGCAAGCGCCACGACCTGGGCAACCCGGGTGGGTACATTCCGGCGAACGTGGACTTCGGCCTCAACCACCCGAAGTACGGTCCCGCGCTCTACAAGGCCATCAAACAGATCGTCGCGGACTTCGAGTCGGAGAACCCACACCTGCGCGACCAGTAG
- a CDS encoding dolichyl-phosphate-mannose--protein mannosyltransferase, translated as MSSTLVAEKVRVDRPAPTAPVTVPWDRRDTITTAVVAVLAFFTRFIGVTTAVSKGTPVFDEKHYVPQGWDIYRSSFNPVIGGIESNPGYGLVVHPPLGKKLVALGETLFGYTPLGWRFVAALFGALTVVFIMLLARRISQSWVVAMFAGIIALCDGVLLVISRFGMLDVFILLPVVVAAWTLAGDMRQVHQRLYSAWRDGTIAASGPYGPRLGFRWWRFATGVVLGCALAVKWSGLYYIAFFGLLSSFYDVYLRRRYDVEKPVAGTLLRDVPSALASIVLIPAVLYLWSWRAWFASETSVYRHAAVDGTIADSDWPWLSNLPDALGGWLYYHLSVLNFHSELTSSSGHSHPWDSKPWAWLVASRPILFYSSTGIECAGGQECRRMIYLFGTPAIWWLTVPILLWAIWAWISRGDRRVILPLIGFAAGFLPWLAAFDRQMYFFYAAPLVPFTIVLIALALGNLAQKGGPVPKLHKIAGYPIIWGQFTVVSYLAVVIGMFLYFSPILYGFVIPDSWFQQIMWLPSWT; from the coding sequence GTGAGTTCGACACTAGTGGCCGAGAAAGTGCGCGTGGACCGTCCCGCCCCCACCGCACCTGTGACGGTCCCCTGGGACCGCCGCGACACGATCACCACAGCGGTGGTGGCCGTGCTGGCGTTCTTCACGCGATTCATCGGAGTGACCACGGCAGTGTCGAAAGGCACCCCGGTTTTCGACGAGAAGCACTACGTCCCTCAGGGCTGGGACATTTACCGTTCGTCGTTCAACCCGGTCATCGGCGGTATTGAGTCGAACCCGGGTTACGGCCTCGTTGTACACCCGCCGCTGGGCAAGAAACTCGTCGCACTCGGTGAAACACTGTTCGGCTACACCCCGCTCGGCTGGCGTTTCGTGGCGGCCCTGTTCGGTGCGTTGACTGTGGTGTTCATCATGCTGCTCGCGCGGCGCATCTCGCAGTCGTGGGTAGTGGCGATGTTCGCGGGCATCATTGCTCTTTGCGACGGTGTGCTGCTGGTCATCAGCCGTTTCGGCATGCTGGATGTGTTCATTCTGCTTCCCGTTGTTGTAGCCGCGTGGACGCTCGCGGGAGATATGCGCCAAGTGCATCAGAGGCTTTACAGCGCGTGGCGTGACGGCACCATCGCCGCCTCCGGCCCGTACGGCCCCCGGCTGGGTTTTCGCTGGTGGCGGTTTGCCACCGGTGTCGTACTCGGGTGCGCTCTGGCCGTGAAGTGGTCCGGCCTGTACTACATCGCCTTCTTCGGATTGCTGTCGTCCTTTTATGACGTGTACTTGCGGCGGCGCTACGACGTGGAAAAGCCCGTGGCCGGAACGCTGCTGCGCGACGTTCCATCAGCGCTGGCGTCGATCGTGCTCATCCCGGCAGTTCTCTACTTGTGGTCGTGGCGCGCTTGGTTCGCCTCCGAAACCTCGGTGTACCGCCACGCGGCGGTCGACGGCACCATCGCCGACTCCGACTGGCCTTGGCTGAGCAACCTGCCCGACGCTTTGGGCGGCTGGCTGTACTACCACCTGTCCGTGCTCAACTTCCACAGTGAGCTGACCTCCTCATCCGGCCACTCGCACCCGTGGGACTCTAAGCCGTGGGCTTGGCTGGTGGCGTCGCGCCCGATCCTGTTCTACTCCTCCACCGGCATCGAATGCGCCGGCGGGCAAGAGTGCCGCCGCATGATCTACCTCTTCGGCACACCCGCGATCTGGTGGCTGACAGTCCCGATCCTGCTGTGGGCGATCTGGGCGTGGATCTCCCGTGGTGACCGCCGCGTCATCTTGCCGCTGATCGGCTTTGCGGCGGGCTTTTTGCCGTGGCTGGCGGCTTTCGACCGCCAGATGTACTTCTTCTATGCTGCGCCGCTGGTCCCCTTCACCATCGTGCTCATAGCTTTGGCGCTGGGGAACCTAGCGCAGAAGGGCGGGCCCGTGCCGAAGTTGCACAAGATCGCCGGCTACCCGATCATATGGGGCCAGTTCACGGTGGTGAGCTACTTAGCTGTGGTGATCGGGATGTTCCTCTACTTCTCCCCGATCCTCTACGGCTTTGTCATCCCCGACAGCTGGTTCCAGCAGATCATGTGGCTACCGAGTTGGACCTAG
- the glpR gene encoding gephyrin-like molybdotransferase receptor GlpR — protein MSGSLSLIIVLIVVVWAIVLAPMVFGDSKPIRRSGEGYDETRVLHQGGTADVQGRRRPRVTKADIHHFDDDNDYEVVEPVKSDSGSTSWKKRSAAAEHDVIDAEPEPAALIDDTAATDDETVTYSVVRAGDFDDSDVGAAEYELDATYFSPEDYGYSTVVTLEADETADLDADTKADADAFADDESASDVELAVEDDLDAEDLDVDADAEVELDESEISYARARRGRGGWDPQTAQRAREDRARRRQRTILGLAAATAIAVVLALVAGGWAWAAPVVVAGLLVWYLVALRTQVMQERELHARRMRQLHRARLGVVSSEEGAPVPAHMRRPGAVIVEIDDESADFANLPTYRRPVEQLDEPETQYRDIA, from the coding sequence ATGTCCGGCAGCCTCAGCCTGATCATCGTCCTCATCGTCGTGGTGTGGGCGATCGTTCTCGCTCCGATGGTGTTCGGGGACTCCAAACCCATCAGGCGTTCCGGAGAGGGGTACGACGAAACTCGCGTCCTTCACCAGGGCGGCACCGCTGATGTGCAGGGTCGACGCCGTCCGCGCGTTACCAAAGCGGACATTCACCACTTCGACGACGACAATGATTATGAGGTCGTTGAGCCTGTGAAATCCGACAGCGGTTCGACCTCCTGGAAGAAGCGCAGTGCCGCCGCAGAGCACGATGTCATCGACGCAGAGCCCGAGCCCGCGGCGCTTATCGACGACACCGCAGCCACCGACGACGAGACCGTCACGTATAGCGTCGTTCGCGCCGGTGATTTCGATGACAGTGACGTAGGTGCCGCCGAGTACGAGTTGGACGCGACGTACTTCTCCCCGGAGGATTACGGTTACAGCACCGTCGTCACGCTCGAAGCAGATGAGACTGCGGATCTCGACGCAGATACAAAAGCAGACGCTGATGCCTTCGCTGACGACGAGAGCGCCTCTGATGTGGAGCTGGCCGTTGAGGACGATCTCGACGCAGAAGACCTCGATGTTGACGCTGACGCTGAGGTCGAGCTCGACGAGAGCGAAATCTCTTACGCCCGCGCACGCCGTGGCCGCGGCGGCTGGGACCCGCAGACCGCGCAGCGCGCCCGCGAGGACCGTGCTCGTCGCCGCCAGCGCACCATCCTCGGTCTCGCCGCCGCGACTGCGATCGCAGTCGTGCTCGCGCTCGTCGCTGGCGGCTGGGCATGGGCAGCACCGGTTGTCGTTGCCGGACTTTTGGTCTGGTACTTGGTGGCACTGCGCACCCAGGTCATGCAGGAGCGTGAGCTTCACGCGCGCCGTATGCGCCAGCTCCACCGTGCCCGCCTGGGTGTCGTCTCCTCCGAGGAAGGGGCTCCGGTTCCTGCTCACATGCGCCGTCCAGGCGCTGTGATTGTGGAGATCGACGACGAAAGCGCCGACTTTGCCAACCTGCCCACCTACCGCCGCCCGGTCGAGCAGCTCGACGAACCGGAGACGCAATACCGCGACATCGCCTAA
- a CDS encoding zf-HC2 domain-containing protein codes for MQKALSARIDGEDPGLDNAVLDAHLAGCPECLAFWERSLRLTSSLSLVEADGAMVPPTDLSDVIFAGVEGEFRRVSSRRVVALAVGRILLVVLGVVHAFWAGDYVLSATAVTDDSSTAQLLIGMAAVHVGITSALLFAAWKPAQIPGILLIVGAMFGFTVGFVVLEAVSGSGTAPWMQLFTLLLTCAALVFMWFADKGLANPLRRLSSGPLP; via the coding sequence GTGCAAAAAGCGCTCTCTGCGCGTATCGACGGTGAAGACCCCGGCCTAGACAACGCCGTCCTCGACGCTCACCTCGCCGGTTGCCCCGAGTGCCTGGCCTTCTGGGAACGGTCGCTGCGGCTGACCAGCTCCTTGAGCCTGGTGGAGGCTGATGGTGCCATGGTCCCGCCTACAGATCTCTCCGATGTCATCTTTGCTGGGGTGGAGGGCGAATTCCGCCGCGTTTCCTCCCGGCGCGTTGTGGCGTTGGCGGTGGGCCGGATCCTCCTAGTTGTGCTCGGTGTGGTTCACGCGTTCTGGGCCGGTGACTATGTCTTGTCCGCAACGGCTGTCACCGATGATTCCTCCACGGCCCAATTGCTCATCGGGATGGCCGCGGTTCATGTCGGCATTACATCCGCCTTGCTTTTTGCTGCTTGGAAGCCTGCTCAAATCCCCGGAATCTTGCTCATCGTGGGCGCAATGTTCGGCTTCACGGTGGGCTTCGTCGTGCTGGAGGCCGTTTCTGGCAGCGGCACAGCGCCGTGGATGCAGCTGTTCACACTGTTGCTCACCTGTGCTGCGCTGGTGTTCATGTGGTTTGCCGACAAGGGGCTGGCTAACCCGCTGCGGCGCCTCAGTTCGGGCCCGCTGCCGTAG
- a CDS encoding hotdog fold domain-containing protein has protein sequence MTDASVTTADPTTQTNPNPGKSAQLWEKFSDTALKRAVFSAFYSVKAPYFRTVMPRVREAVPGRCVVRLGKWWGVQNHIGTFHVIAGLNGAEAAMGLLCEVSVPDTHRWIPRGMRADYPKKSTGGLTITATADFPDFDSITRETGGQLVTIDCQIVDDAGVEPITAEIDVWVTAKK, from the coding sequence ATGACTGACGCTTCCGTGACTACTGCTGACCCGACCACCCAGACCAACCCCAACCCGGGCAAATCCGCCCAGCTGTGGGAAAAGTTCAGTGACACCGCGCTCAAGCGTGCGGTGTTTTCTGCCTTTTACTCGGTCAAAGCCCCCTACTTCCGCACCGTCATGCCGCGCGTGCGCGAGGCCGTCCCGGGCCGCTGCGTGGTGCGTTTGGGCAAGTGGTGGGGTGTGCAGAACCACATTGGCACCTTCCACGTGATTGCTGGGCTGAACGGCGCTGAAGCCGCGATGGGCCTGCTGTGCGAAGTGTCGGTTCCGGACACCCACCGTTGGATCCCTCGTGGCATGCGCGCGGACTACCCGAAGAAGTCCACCGGAGGCCTGACCATTACCGCGACCGCGGACTTCCCGGACTTTGACTCCATCACCCGCGAGACGGGCGGACAGCTGGTCACTATTGATTGCCAGATCGTCGACGATGCAGGTGTTGAGCCCATCACCGCCGAGATCGACGTCTGGGTCACCGCGAAGAAGTAA
- a CDS encoding GNAT family N-acetyltransferase → MIFGKKSRPRSGQRHPIHPGWPEPTPTVFIPGENRLRLRPLTIQDGRDWARMRIADEPTLRPVEPTVSGTWREAHSQSAWMSTWTNLRRYAQDGVIVPLVIELDGAFIGQVTLGNIQHGAIGECWIGYWVHSPYSGRGIATVACALGVDHAFARIGMHRVTATYLPDNPASGKVLANAGFREEGFLKENLHIDGRWRDHHFVAQNIDDLPGSAVERLAAQGCLWI, encoded by the coding sequence ATGATCTTCGGCAAGAAATCCCGCCCGCGCTCGGGCCAGCGTCACCCAATCCACCCCGGTTGGCCGGAGCCCACGCCGACGGTGTTCATCCCGGGTGAGAACCGTTTGCGCTTGCGTCCGCTCACCATCCAGGACGGCAGGGACTGGGCGCGCATGCGCATTGCCGACGAGCCCACCCTGCGCCCTGTCGAGCCCACGGTCAGTGGCACGTGGCGCGAGGCCCACTCGCAGTCCGCATGGATGTCTACCTGGACCAACCTGCGCCGCTACGCCCAGGACGGTGTCATCGTTCCGCTGGTCATCGAGCTCGACGGTGCCTTCATCGGCCAAGTCACGTTGGGCAACATTCAGCACGGCGCGATCGGGGAGTGCTGGATCGGGTACTGGGTTCATTCGCCCTATTCGGGCCGGGGCATCGCGACGGTCGCGTGCGCCCTCGGGGTGGACCACGCCTTTGCCCGGATCGGCATGCACCGCGTGACCGCGACCTACCTTCCGGACAACCCGGCTTCCGGCAAGGTACTGGCCAACGCGGGCTTCCGGGAGGAAGGCTTCCTCAAAGAGAATCTGCATATCGACGGCCGCTGGCGTGACCACCACTTTGTCGCCCAGAACATTGATGATTTACCCGGATCAGCTGTGGAAAGGCTCGCCGCACAGGGTTGTTTGTGGATTTAA
- a CDS encoding DoxX family protein, with amino-acid sequence MNRPAVRDFALLLARFIVGVVFIARGYQHWVGTGMSETAQQFAQAGVPQPRLVAYVAGSVELIGGAMLIIGLLTTIIAGLMAVMVLVAGYFIHLPHGFFAEDGGLEYPLILAVLLGLIFVFGAGRASMDRVLVDG; translated from the coding sequence ATGAATAGACCGGCTGTCCGCGACTTTGCGCTGCTCCTTGCACGTTTCATCGTGGGAGTGGTGTTCATTGCCCGGGGTTACCAGCACTGGGTGGGAACGGGGATGAGCGAGACTGCGCAGCAATTCGCCCAGGCCGGTGTACCGCAGCCACGGTTGGTCGCGTATGTGGCGGGCTCAGTCGAGTTGATCGGCGGTGCCATGCTCATCATCGGGTTGCTCACCACTATCATCGCCGGGTTGATGGCCGTGATGGTGCTGGTGGCAGGCTATTTCATCCACCTTCCGCACGGTTTCTTCGCAGAAGACGGCGGACTAGAGTACCCGCTGATTCTCGCCGTTCTCCTGGGGCTGATCTTCGTGTTCGGCGCGGGCCGGGCGAGCATGGACCGGGTGCTCGTTGATGGTTAG
- the rsmI gene encoding 16S rRNA (cytidine(1402)-2'-O)-methyltransferase — translation MDNTLPAHGVVVAATPLGNIGDASPRLKAALERADVIAAEDTRRARNLAAALGAEIRGRVVSNFDHNEDKRTRELIDAARAGIVLIVTDAGMPLVSDPGHSLVSAAHDAGVPVTCLPGPSAVTTALALSGLGVGRFIFDGFAPRKSGARRSWLESLQTEKRAVCFFESPHRTAATLEEAAEVLGNDRRAAVCRELTKTFEEVRRGTLGELAAWAAEGVRGEVTVVIDGTTEVGVEPEDLVGDVEKLTKGGMRLKDAVKEVAKNAGIKAGELYDAFIAARSQ, via the coding sequence ATGGACAACACTCTTCCCGCCCATGGTGTCGTGGTGGCCGCCACTCCGTTGGGCAATATCGGTGACGCGTCCCCGCGCCTGAAGGCAGCGCTGGAACGCGCCGACGTGATCGCCGCTGAGGACACCAGGCGGGCCCGCAACCTGGCGGCAGCGCTCGGGGCGGAGATCCGCGGCAGAGTCGTCTCCAACTTCGACCACAACGAGGACAAGCGCACGCGTGAGCTTATCGACGCTGCACGTGCAGGCATCGTCCTCATCGTCACCGACGCAGGCATGCCGCTGGTGTCCGACCCAGGGCATTCCCTTGTCAGCGCTGCCCACGATGCCGGCGTGCCGGTGACGTGCCTGCCTGGGCCGTCGGCCGTGACCACCGCGCTCGCTCTGTCCGGACTGGGCGTGGGCCGGTTCATTTTCGACGGTTTCGCTCCACGGAAGTCTGGTGCGCGTCGGTCATGGCTCGAGTCGCTGCAGACCGAAAAGCGCGCCGTGTGCTTCTTCGAGTCACCCCACCGCACCGCAGCCACGCTCGAGGAGGCCGCGGAGGTCCTCGGGAATGACCGCCGCGCCGCCGTGTGCCGGGAATTGACCAAAACATTTGAGGAAGTCCGCCGCGGAACCCTGGGCGAGCTCGCCGCGTGGGCGGCCGAGGGCGTGCGCGGGGAAGTCACCGTTGTCATCGACGGCACCACCGAAGTGGGGGTAGAGCCGGAGGACTTGGTGGGGGACGTCGAAAAGCTCACAAAAGGCGGCATGCGCTTGAAGGATGCAGTCAAAGAGGTCGCGAAAAATGCGGGAATTAAAGCAGGAGAGCTTTACGACGCCTTCATCGCCGCCCGCAGCCAATAG